A window of the Cryptosporangium minutisporangium genome harbors these coding sequences:
- a CDS encoding ABC transporter substrate-binding protein, with amino-acid sequence MSTAQPLRNNDPRQLGRYRLIGRLGAGGMGIVYAGIAEEPDGRERQVAVKVIHPHLADAPEFRTRFRSEAALAARVARFCTAAVLDVDVEGEQPYLVTEFVDGPTLQEVVDEQGPLSGGALDAVAIGIATALVAIHEAGIVHRDLKPSNVILSRFGPRVIDFGIARAADLVSGLTSGAIGSPPYMAPEQFRGDPITAATDIHAWGAAVCFAGTSQPPFGVAAPEVMLFRTLEQTADVSSLDEPIRDLAAAALSKDPAERPTSRHLLETLALHRPGAVPDLPLGAPTSERAAARGAASPGLASVEPASTGVASDSTTAQLNADGRLTAQTPTDAARPQPGPPPVAEDTAAEDAVTPDAPRRRRRAPLLVAGALVTALAAGAALWATSPWQAAEPTTEPSKVSDLTVRQYDADDGALGPATPPSSARRGGTVVLFATAQYWELDPTLNRYADGMMVSNRLLARTLTSYRRASGRTTLVGDLATDTGRSTDGGRTWEFTIRPGVTFANGRAVTAEDVAHGVGRSFGTKGGFDYLERWLAGRDDFRAAWSGPTASAQYPPGIEVLDARTIRFRFARPHPDFPAVAALPSTAAVPKGWKPTKTEPVPVTGPYKVAAVGKDELTLERNPAWNPESDPIRTDYPDRYVVRFNVERDDVTTQLMADEEPTGIQLGTMEPFRATEAYQRGVANRLVEGDGQGHRDLCFNTQRVKDPKLRQALSLAFNPEAALAALGGIHVGTLTTSLLSRRLPGYPPDQIPGQRFGDPDTAVQQLDGADVTLVLGHMDNPDGERFAPAIQAAFARAGVKVSLRPIPYKRYEATIGRRDNPYDIYLCSWAPDYLDGNAMLPLRFGGDTIRAAGNTNLSYLDVPALDAEFARVAALPDRRVAAEEYAKLDRRIREQYAPAIPFFDQRRLALRGSAVGSLFVSPLWGVPDLAQAWVRT; translated from the coding sequence GTGAGCACGGCGCAGCCCCTTCGGAACAACGACCCGCGGCAACTCGGGCGTTACCGACTAATTGGACGGCTCGGCGCCGGCGGTATGGGCATCGTCTACGCCGGAATCGCCGAAGAGCCCGACGGCCGCGAGCGCCAGGTGGCCGTGAAGGTGATCCATCCGCACCTGGCCGACGCTCCCGAGTTCCGGACCCGCTTCCGGTCCGAGGCTGCCCTCGCGGCGCGGGTGGCCCGCTTCTGTACGGCTGCTGTCCTCGATGTGGACGTGGAGGGCGAGCAGCCGTACCTCGTCACGGAGTTCGTCGACGGTCCCACGCTGCAAGAAGTCGTCGACGAGCAAGGACCGTTGAGCGGTGGTGCGCTCGATGCGGTGGCGATCGGCATCGCAACCGCGCTGGTCGCGATCCACGAGGCCGGCATCGTGCACCGCGATCTGAAGCCGAGCAACGTCATCCTGTCGCGGTTCGGGCCGCGGGTGATCGACTTCGGCATCGCCCGAGCCGCCGACCTGGTGAGCGGGCTGACCAGCGGCGCCATCGGCTCGCCGCCCTACATGGCGCCGGAGCAATTCCGCGGTGACCCGATCACCGCCGCGACCGACATCCACGCCTGGGGCGCCGCCGTGTGTTTCGCCGGCACCAGCCAGCCGCCGTTCGGAGTGGCGGCGCCGGAGGTGATGCTGTTCCGGACGCTGGAGCAGACCGCGGACGTGAGCTCGCTGGACGAGCCGATCCGGGACCTCGCGGCGGCGGCGCTCAGCAAGGACCCGGCCGAGCGGCCGACCAGCCGGCACCTGCTGGAGACGCTGGCGCTGCACCGCCCCGGCGCGGTCCCCGACCTTCCGCTCGGCGCCCCCACGTCCGAACGTGCGGCGGCGCGCGGCGCGGCGTCCCCAGGTCTGGCGTCCGTGGAGCCGGCGTCCACCGGGGTGGCGTCCGACAGCACTACGGCACAGCTGAACGCCGACGGACGACTCACCGCGCAGACACCGACCGACGCCGCACGTCCGCAGCCAGGCCCGCCCCCGGTGGCCGAGGACACCGCGGCCGAGGACGCGGTCACGCCGGACGCTCCGCGGCGGCGGCGGCGCGCGCCCCTCCTCGTGGCCGGCGCGCTGGTCACCGCGTTAGCGGCGGGCGCCGCCCTCTGGGCGACGTCGCCGTGGCAGGCAGCGGAGCCGACGACCGAGCCGTCGAAGGTCTCCGACCTCACCGTCCGTCAGTACGACGCCGACGACGGTGCGCTCGGCCCGGCAACGCCCCCGTCCAGCGCCCGCCGTGGCGGAACCGTCGTGCTCTTCGCGACCGCCCAGTACTGGGAGCTGGATCCGACGCTCAACCGCTACGCCGACGGGATGATGGTCAGCAACCGCCTGCTGGCCCGCACGCTCACCAGCTACCGCCGGGCGAGCGGCCGGACGACGCTCGTCGGCGACCTCGCCACCGACACCGGCCGCAGCACCGACGGCGGCCGCACCTGGGAGTTCACGATCCGGCCCGGCGTCACGTTCGCGAACGGCCGGGCGGTCACCGCGGAGGACGTCGCCCACGGCGTCGGCCGTTCGTTCGGCACGAAGGGCGGCTTCGACTATCTCGAGCGGTGGCTCGCCGGCCGGGACGACTTCCGCGCGGCCTGGTCCGGTCCGACCGCGTCGGCGCAGTACCCACCGGGCATCGAGGTCCTGGACGCCCGCACGATTCGATTCCGGTTCGCCCGGCCGCACCCCGACTTCCCGGCGGTGGCGGCGCTGCCGTCGACCGCCGCGGTCCCGAAGGGCTGGAAGCCGACGAAGACCGAGCCGGTGCCGGTCACCGGGCCGTACAAGGTCGCCGCCGTCGGTAAGGACGAGCTCACGCTGGAGCGGAACCCGGCGTGGAACCCCGAGTCCGACCCGATCCGGACCGACTACCCGGACCGCTACGTCGTGCGCTTCAACGTCGAACGCGACGACGTGACCACGCAGCTGATGGCCGACGAGGAGCCGACCGGCATCCAACTCGGCACGATGGAGCCGTTCCGAGCCACCGAGGCGTACCAGCGCGGCGTGGCCAACCGACTGGTCGAGGGGGACGGCCAAGGCCACCGCGACCTCTGTTTCAACACCCAGCGCGTGAAGGATCCGAAGTTACGGCAGGCGCTGAGCCTGGCGTTCAATCCCGAGGCCGCCCTGGCCGCGCTCGGCGGTATCCACGTGGGCACGCTGACCACGAGCCTGCTCTCGCGGCGGCTGCCGGGTTACCCGCCGGACCAGATCCCGGGCCAGCGCTTCGGCGATCCGGATACCGCGGTCCAGCAACTGGACGGCGCGGACGTCACGCTGGTACTCGGACACATGGACAACCCTGACGGGGAGCGCTTCGCCCCCGCGATCCAGGCGGCGTTCGCGCGTGCCGGGGTGAAGGTCTCGCTACGACCGATCCCCTATAAGAGGTACGAGGCGACAATCGGCCGCCGCGACAACCCGTACGACATCTACCTCTGCAGCTGGGCGCCGGACTACCTGGACGGCAACGCGATGCTGCCGCTGCGGTTCGGCGGCGACACGATTCGCGCGGCGGGGAACACGAACCTCAGCTACCTCGATGTCCCCGCGCTCGACGCGGAGTTCGCCCGCGTCGCCGCGCTCCCCGATCGCCGCGTCGCGGCCGAGGAGTACGCAAAGCTCGACCGGCGGATCCGGGAGCAGTACGCGCCGGCGATTCCGTTCTTCGACCAGCGCCGGCTGGCGCTCCGCGGCTCGGCGGTCGGGAGCCTGTTCGTCAGCCCGCTCTGGGGGGTGCCCGACCTGGCGCAGGCGTGGGTGCGGACCTGA
- a CDS encoding DUF952 domain-containing protein: MTTVYKVLRADEWAAAQAVERYEGSPDDLRDGFVHLSTASQLPGTLDRHFGGETGLMLLTVDAEALGDSLRWEASAGGEAYPHYYGALPMSAVTEATPVRSDQ; encoded by the coding sequence GTGACAACCGTGTACAAAGTTCTCCGCGCCGACGAGTGGGCAGCCGCGCAGGCGGTGGAGCGTTACGAGGGCTCCCCTGACGATCTGCGCGACGGTTTCGTCCACCTCTCGACCGCTTCCCAGCTCCCCGGGACGCTCGACCGGCACTTCGGTGGTGAGACCGGGTTGATGCTGCTCACGGTCGACGCCGAGGCGCTCGGCGATTCGCTGCGGTGGGAGGCGAGCGCCGGCGGCGAGGCGTATCCGCACTACTACGGCGCGCTGCCGATGTCGGCCGTCACCGAGGCCACCCCGGTCCGCTCAGACCAGTAG
- the dusB gene encoding tRNA dihydrouridine synthase DusB, whose amino-acid sequence MSSALTAARPLTVGPHIVDPPVVLAPMAGITNVAFRRLCREHGAGLYVSEMITSRALVERNEKTMKLITFAPDEQPRSIQLYGVDPDVVGRAVEMVVQEDLADHVDLNFGCPVPKVTRKGGGSALPFRRKLFAQIVQRAVRATAGTDVPVTVKLRIGIDENHVTFRDAGRAAEDAGVAAVALHGRTAAQFYGGRANWEPIAELAAALEVPVLGNGDIWEADDAVRMVAQTGCAGVVVGRGCLGRPWLFADLAAAFAGRPERVRPNLGEVAVTMRRHAELLAEWMGEDRGLPDFRKHVAWYLKGYPVGSTLRRELGMVSTLAELDDLLARLDPDAPFPSAELGEPRGRTTGARRVVLPEGWLDDPDALAAPVDAELDVSGG is encoded by the coding sequence GTGTCTTCCGCTCTGACCGCTGCTCGCCCGCTCACCGTTGGCCCGCACATCGTCGACCCGCCGGTGGTGCTGGCGCCGATGGCCGGGATCACGAACGTCGCGTTCCGGCGGCTCTGCCGCGAGCACGGCGCCGGGCTCTACGTCAGCGAGATGATCACCAGCCGCGCTCTGGTCGAGCGCAACGAGAAGACCATGAAGCTGATCACGTTCGCCCCCGACGAGCAGCCCCGCTCGATCCAGCTCTACGGCGTCGATCCGGACGTCGTCGGGCGGGCCGTCGAGATGGTCGTGCAGGAGGACCTCGCCGACCACGTCGACCTGAACTTCGGCTGCCCGGTGCCGAAGGTGACGCGGAAGGGCGGCGGCTCCGCGCTCCCGTTCCGGCGCAAGCTGTTCGCGCAGATCGTCCAGCGGGCCGTGCGTGCCACCGCCGGTACGGACGTGCCGGTCACGGTGAAGCTCCGCATCGGCATCGACGAGAACCACGTCACGTTCCGGGACGCCGGCCGCGCGGCCGAGGACGCCGGTGTGGCCGCGGTGGCGCTGCACGGACGCACCGCCGCGCAGTTCTACGGGGGCCGCGCGAACTGGGAGCCGATCGCCGAGCTGGCCGCGGCCCTGGAGGTGCCCGTCCTGGGCAACGGCGACATCTGGGAAGCCGACGACGCCGTCCGGATGGTGGCCCAGACCGGCTGCGCCGGGGTGGTCGTCGGGCGGGGTTGTCTAGGACGGCCGTGGCTCTTCGCGGATCTGGCGGCGGCGTTCGCCGGGCGTCCGGAGCGGGTGCGCCCGAACCTCGGCGAGGTCGCGGTGACGATGCGCCGACACGCGGAGCTGCTCGCCGAGTGGATGGGTGAGGACCGTGGCCTGCCCGACTTCCGCAAGCACGTGGCCTGGTACCTGAAGGGTTATCCGGTCGGCTCGACGCTGCGGCGGGAGCTGGGCATGGTGAGCACCCTGGCCGAGCTCGACGACCTGCTGGCCCGCCTCGACCCGGACGCACCGTTCCCGTCCGCGGAGCTCGGCGAGCCCCGCGGACGCACCACCGGAGCGCGGCGGGTGGTGCTGCCCGAGGGATGGCTCGACGATCCCGACGCGCTCGCCGCCCCGGTCGACGCCGAACTAGACGTCTCCGGCGGCTAA
- a CDS encoding XdhC family protein: MREIGRTVTEWLDAGHRVAVARVVDVHGFGAVPVGEVLAVRDDGARVGELLHGVADPVISGAVPAALSGEPSVVRAPVSESDAVAAGLACAGSARVLVHAAAEPSVWAALAAGTPVALVTSLTSGESAVVPSPGPGRSGSPGSAGPGSRSSGLSEPSGSPGGGGFVGGAEGVSAAVGEAARLLATGATSRAVVDDVLVDAWVPTPTVVTVGGGVLASALAAQASLLGWSARDVSSVADAVAAVSAFGPADVLVLLNHDPAMDEVLRIGLAHGRGFLGALGSRRTQAARRERLRAAGVPDEDLARIHGPVGLDLGARSPAETAVSIVAEVLATRSGRAGTALRATDVAIH, encoded by the coding sequence ATGCGGGAAATCGGGCGCACGGTGACGGAGTGGCTGGACGCGGGGCATCGGGTCGCGGTCGCGCGGGTGGTCGACGTGCATGGGTTCGGTGCCGTACCCGTGGGCGAGGTGCTCGCGGTGCGGGACGACGGTGCGCGGGTGGGTGAGTTGCTGCACGGCGTCGCGGATCCGGTGATCTCCGGAGCCGTGCCCGCGGCGCTGTCGGGTGAGCCGTCGGTCGTCCGGGCGCCGGTGAGCGAGTCGGACGCCGTCGCGGCGGGCCTGGCGTGCGCCGGGTCGGCCCGGGTGCTGGTGCACGCAGCGGCGGAGCCGTCGGTCTGGGCGGCGTTGGCGGCCGGAACGCCGGTGGCGTTGGTGACGTCGCTGACGTCGGGGGAGTCGGCGGTGGTTCCGTCGCCGGGGCCGGGGCGCTCGGGGTCGCCGGGGTCCGCGGGGCCGGGGTCGAGGTCGTCCGGGTTGTCGGAGCCGTCCGGGTCACCGGGCGGGGGCGGTTTCGTCGGGGGTGCCGAGGGGGTCTCGGCGGCGGTTGGCGAAGCGGCGCGGCTGCTCGCGACGGGTGCCACCAGTCGGGCGGTGGTCGACGACGTCCTGGTGGACGCGTGGGTGCCGACGCCGACCGTGGTCACCGTCGGCGGTGGGGTGCTCGCGTCGGCGCTGGCGGCGCAGGCGTCGCTCCTCGGCTGGTCGGCTCGCGACGTGTCCTCGGTGGCGGACGCCGTGGCGGCGGTATCGGCGTTCGGACCCGCCGACGTGCTCGTGCTGCTGAACCACGACCCGGCGATGGACGAAGTGCTGCGGATCGGGCTGGCGCACGGCCGGGGCTTCCTCGGGGCGCTCGGGTCCCGGCGCACCCAGGCGGCGAGGCGGGAGCGGCTCCGGGCGGCGGGGGTGCCGGACGAGGATCTGGCGCGGATCCACGGGCCGGTGGGGCTCGATCTCGGCGCGCGCAGCCCGGCGGAGACCGCGGTGAGCATCGTCGCGGAGGTGCTCGCCACCCGGTCGGGGCGTGCGGGCACCGCGCTGCGCGCCACCGACGTCGCGATCCACTGA
- a CDS encoding siderophore-interacting protein, with amino-acid sequence MVNMLTSLAHRVLTSAEVVAVTPIGGSAREVTLTAPEFGAWRCTAGQSVRLSVGNGLSLRTYSIWTHSGATLVLRGFSHADGPGSRWMAAAEPGVRVALTSPRGVFGLDPAAPWHLFIGDQTGAVPLLAMRAALPGSARVHGALVAADRIPPLGADLPWCLDGRLLDAVRSLDLPDEPGAAYVAGEQKACLAVRQYLRDERGWPRRSVRVSAHWTPGKRGME; translated from the coding sequence ATGGTCAACATGCTTACGTCTTTGGCCCACCGGGTCCTGACGTCCGCAGAGGTCGTCGCGGTGACCCCGATCGGCGGCTCGGCGCGTGAGGTCACGCTCACGGCACCCGAGTTCGGCGCCTGGCGGTGCACGGCGGGGCAGAGCGTTCGGCTCTCCGTCGGCAACGGCTTGAGCTTGCGTACCTACTCCATTTGGACGCACTCCGGCGCGACGCTCGTGCTGCGCGGGTTCTCGCACGCCGACGGGCCGGGCAGCCGCTGGATGGCCGCCGCGGAGCCAGGCGTCCGGGTGGCGCTCACGTCGCCGCGCGGGGTGTTCGGCCTGGATCCGGCGGCGCCGTGGCACTTGTTCATCGGCGACCAGACCGGGGCCGTGCCGCTGCTGGCGATGCGGGCCGCGTTGCCCGGTTCCGCGCGGGTGCACGGGGCGCTGGTCGCCGCTGACCGGATCCCGCCGCTCGGGGCCGACTTGCCGTGGTGTTTGGACGGAAGGCTGTTGGATGCGGTTCGTTCGCTCGACCTGCCCGACGAGCCCGGGGCGGCGTACGTGGCCGGGGAGCAGAAGGCGTGCCTGGCGGTGCGGCAGTACCTGCGGGACGAGCGGGGCTGGCCGCGGCGTTCGGTGCGGGTCTCGGCGCACTGGACCCCAGGCAAGCGCGGAATGGAGTGA
- a CDS encoding MerR family transcriptional regulator produces the protein MRSSRTIGQAAQECGVRVHLLRQWEDAGLLTPARVHGQRRYTEPDVLQVKLIKFGRELGIGLAGLRELLAVRDTADRDAVLRRRKQQLEHHIALARRQLELIEHGLACPHPDYRSCPDAVALAGQPVLAD, from the coding sequence ATGAGGTCAAGCCGAACGATCGGGCAGGCCGCGCAGGAGTGCGGTGTCCGCGTCCACCTTCTCCGTCAGTGGGAGGACGCCGGGCTGCTGACCCCCGCCCGCGTGCACGGACAGCGCCGGTACACCGAGCCGGACGTCCTCCAGGTCAAGCTGATCAAGTTCGGACGCGAGCTGGGCATCGGCTTGGCCGGGCTGCGCGAGCTGCTCGCGGTCCGCGACACCGCCGACCGCGATGCGGTGCTCCGGCGGCGGAAGCAGCAACTGGAGCACCACATCGCCCTGGCCAGGCGCCAGCTGGAGCTGATCGAGCACGGCTTGGCGTGCCCGCACCCCGACTACCGCAGCTGCCCCGACGCGGTCGCCCTCGCCGGCCAGCCAGTGCTGGCCGACTGA